TTATCCTGGAGGCCACGGCCCTTTATGGGACCTCGCTGAAGACCGTGACTCCATTGCCTTAATCGAAGCGATGTATGCGGCGGGAAAACCGACCGCTGCGGTTTGTCATGGCCCAGGTGTATTTCGTCATGCCAAAGCGCCTGACGGCTCCCTCTTAGTCCAAGGTAAATCTGTAACTGGTTTTGCCAATACCGAAGAAGCGGCAGTTGAGCTCACAGATATCGTCCCATTTCTGGTGGAGGACGAGTTGAAAAAGAACGGAGGTCAATATTCGAAAGCAGCGGACTGGCAGTCATACACGATTCAGGATGGTAATTTGATTACCGGTCAAAATCCTGCCTCATCAGAAGCTGGAGCTCAAGCTGTTTTGCACCAGCTGAGGGGCTAAGCCTGGTGTGCCGAGAACTGCTCAGCTTCGGCCTTGACGACGTGACTCGTGCCTCACTCTCCATTGAGGCAACTCTCTCTCTCTTGCTTCTGCTGCAAGTTCAACCGTTGTAGAGTGGCACAAAGCGATTCTAGAGAAGGTTTGCGTGGCATGGCAAATTCTTGTGTAACTTCGGTTGTTATTTCCCCGGTTACACAAGAAGCCTTTTCCTCAAGTAGTCTGGCAACCTGGTGTAATCTCCATTTGTACTGGTCCAAACGCTGGCTAATTAACCCGTATTCGTGTGTAACTAGGGAAGAGAGTTACACAAGATCAAAACTGGCATCAAATCCTCTCAACCTGGAGAAGCGCTTCCTGAGGAGCCGATACTGTAATCCACACGTCCGACCCATAAAACTCCCCTGATTGCTCAAGTTCAAAGCCTCCTAGCAGTAACCCTAGCCACAGGTTGACCCAAGGCATTCCGAGTCCTCGATACAACTGCTGGACGGAAATCCTCGGTCCTCGATGCCGGAGCCACTGACTGATTGCTTGGCTCCACTCTGCGACTGCCTCTTCATGAGCGATCGCCCAGACCAACTCTGTCTCAAGTTGTCGTGCCTCTGCGCCTGTCTTTATCTCCCACTCCTCCAGCAGCTCCAAGATCACCTCCTTATCAACTGGAGCCACGAGTGATTCCGGTTCTGCATCCTGAGCGGGCGATCGCTTTGCCCTTTGTTTGCGCGGAGGTACAGGCTCCATCAAGTCGCTCAAATCCACACTCATTGTTTGGCGCACCACATCTGCAAAGAAGCCTGAGCCCACAATTGGATCACGGTACGCATCTCCCCATTCTGTGATCAATGCCTCTGCTCGCACGGCATACAACTCAGCCACTCGTAGCAGCGCTTCTCCCGCTACTTGCAACTGTTCTGGCTCTGGCGCTTGGGCGATCGCCTCATC
This genomic window from Trichocoleus sp. FACHB-46 contains:
- a CDS encoding type 1 glutamine amidotransferase domain-containing protein, coding for MKILIVLTSHDQLGNTGKKTGFWLEEFTSPYYVFKDAGADITLASPQGGQPPLDPKSDDPAAQSETTRRFKQDPEAQAALANTLPLSSIAAEDYDAVFYPGGHGPLWDLAEDRDSIALIEAMYAAGKPTAAVCHGPGVFRHAKAPDGSLLVQGKSVTGFANTEEAAVELTDIVPFLVEDELKKNGGQYSKAADWQSYTIQDGNLITGQNPASSEAGAQAVLHQLRG